In a single window of the Orbaceae bacterium lpD04 genome:
- a CDS encoding NAD(P)H-dependent oxidoreductase, whose translation MSEPIAVLVGSLRKESYNLKVAKVLAKLAPSSLELKIIQIGDLPLYNEDIDAASPPQTYTRFRNEISACKGVLFVTPEYNRSTPAVIKNAIDVGSRPYGKSVWSKKPAAIISVSPGAIGGFGANHHLRQSLVFLDMPTMQQPEAYFGGVANSFDDKGDIIEKSRAFLKQFIDAYSQWFEKTK comes from the coding sequence ATGAGTGAACCAATCGCAGTATTAGTCGGTAGCCTTCGTAAAGAATCTTATAATCTAAAAGTTGCTAAAGTATTAGCAAAACTAGCTCCAAGTTCTCTTGAGCTTAAAATCATTCAAATTGGCGATTTACCTTTATACAATGAAGATATTGATGCAGCTTCGCCACCTCAAACATATACACGCTTTAGAAATGAAATATCAGCCTGCAAAGGCGTTTTATTTGTGACACCTGAATATAATCGCAGCACACCAGCAGTCATTAAAAATGCTATTGATGTGGGTTCTAGGCCATATGGTAAAAGTGTATGGTCGAAAAAGCCTGCGGCAATCATTTCAGTATCTCCTGGAGCAATTGGTGGCTTTGGCGCTAATCATCATTTGCGCCAATCGCTCGTCTTTTTAGATATGCCAACGATGCAACAACCTGAGGCCTATTTTGGTGGGGTCGCAAATTCCTTTGATGATAAAGGCGATATCATTGAAAAAAGCCGAGCATTTTTAAAGCAATTTATTGATGCTTATAGCCAATGGTTTGAGAAAACCAAATAA
- a CDS encoding DUF416 family protein translates to MMIKNPIHLRLEKLASWQLKLFMVCLCERMYPNFALYCQQMNSSDDKIYKAIIDLNWESMLVKNVKINFDGQLEKLEEIIPSVDDNSPYSVYPAIDACEALSELVHSYLSGEQLVEHAIAVSRISLKTIIELESAKTGNDLSENELKEYQPILDELDVQWEIYRVLKNEKNQDLELIKGLKNDLREEQISNIGVFLSSQTEKR, encoded by the coding sequence ATGATGATTAAAAATCCAATACACTTACGCCTAGAAAAGCTCGCTAGCTGGCAATTAAAACTGTTTATGGTTTGTTTATGTGAAAGAATGTATCCTAACTTTGCGCTTTATTGCCAACAAATGAATAGTAGTGATGATAAAATCTATAAAGCAATTATTGATTTAAACTGGGAATCGATGTTAGTTAAAAATGTAAAAATCAATTTCGATGGTCAACTAGAAAAGCTAGAAGAAATTATTCCATCAGTTGATGATAATAGCCCATATAGTGTTTATCCAGCAATTGATGCATGTGAAGCATTGAGTGAACTCGTTCATTCTTATTTAAGTGGCGAACAATTAGTTGAACATGCAATAGCAGTTAGCCGAATTTCATTAAAAACGATTATCGAACTAGAATCAGCCAAAACAGGAAATGATTTAAGTGAAAATGAACTTAAAGAATATCAACCAATTCTAGATGAACTTGATGTACAATGGGAAATATATCGTGTATTAAAAAATGAAAAAAATCAGGATTTAGAGTTAATAAAAGGATTAAAAAACGACTTGCGAGAAGAGCAAATTAGCAATATTGGTGTTTTTTTGAGCAGTCAAACGGAAAAAAGGTAA
- the glnG gene encoding nitrogen regulation protein NR(I), with product MNYHLNNISTSIHHIDKTSPLNNKHIWVIDDDSSIRWVLEKAITQAGFTCTCFDNGKIALNELENSSEKPAVLISDIRMPEIDGLTLLKIIKEKHPTLPIIIMTAHSDLDAAVSAYQKGAFDYIPKPFDVDEMIQLVERAIIQNQANLSIQIEKKSTSTGIIGEAPAMQEVFRIIGRLSKSSISVLINGESGTGKELVAQALHTHSPRTNAPFIALNMAAIPKDLIEAELFGHEKGAFTGATQIRQGRFEQANGGTLFLDEIGDMPLDVQTRLLRVLADGQFYRIGGYSPVKVDVRIIAATHQNLENRVKEGKFREDLFHRLNVIRIMLPPLRERATDIPTLAHHFLQTTAKELGVEPKILTTKTLKTLLQLKWPGNVRQLENTCRWLTVMSSSKEILPQDLPQDLIINEVDNNESHHNKNSNILTKSDDEVTGEEWQKQLENWSKQALLTGKENILPEVSYHVERILLETALEFTRGHKQEAAKLLGWGRNTLTRKLKELHIQDK from the coding sequence ATGAACTACCACCTGAATAATATCAGCACATCAATTCATCATATTGATAAAACAAGTCCCCTTAACAATAAGCATATTTGGGTCATTGATGATGATAGTTCAATTCGCTGGGTATTAGAAAAGGCCATTACTCAAGCCGGTTTTACCTGTACTTGTTTCGATAATGGCAAAATTGCACTAAATGAACTTGAGAATAGTTCGGAAAAACCGGCAGTGCTAATTTCAGACATTAGAATGCCTGAAATAGATGGGTTAACATTACTCAAGATCATAAAAGAAAAGCATCCAACACTGCCCATTATCATTATGACTGCACACTCCGATCTTGATGCCGCCGTTAGCGCTTATCAAAAAGGTGCATTTGATTATATACCTAAACCTTTCGATGTTGATGAAATGATACAACTCGTTGAGCGGGCTATTATCCAAAATCAGGCTAATTTATCGATCCAGATAGAAAAAAAATCAACTAGTACTGGGATTATTGGTGAAGCTCCGGCTATGCAGGAAGTTTTTCGTATTATAGGTCGGTTATCAAAATCCTCTATCAGTGTTTTAATCAATGGTGAATCAGGAACAGGGAAAGAACTCGTTGCTCAAGCATTGCATACACATAGTCCAAGAACCAATGCCCCATTTATAGCTTTAAACATGGCTGCGATCCCTAAAGATTTAATTGAAGCAGAACTTTTTGGTCATGAAAAAGGGGCTTTTACTGGCGCAACTCAAATTAGGCAAGGTCGTTTTGAGCAAGCTAACGGAGGAACCCTATTTTTAGATGAAATTGGTGATATGCCGCTAGATGTTCAAACTCGTTTATTGCGTGTGCTTGCTGATGGGCAATTTTATCGTATCGGAGGATACTCTCCAGTTAAAGTAGATGTCAGAATTATTGCAGCAACCCACCAAAATCTAGAAAATAGAGTAAAAGAAGGTAAGTTCCGCGAAGATTTATTTCATCGTTTGAATGTAATTCGTATTATGCTTCCCCCACTTCGAGAACGTGCCACTGACATCCCAACACTCGCTCATCATTTTTTACAAACAACAGCAAAAGAACTGGGTGTTGAGCCTAAAATACTAACGACTAAAACGCTAAAAACATTATTGCAGTTGAAATGGCCTGGAAATGTTCGGCAACTAGAAAATACTTGTCGCTGGTTAACGGTTATGTCATCGAGTAAAGAAATTTTACCTCAAGATTTGCCACAAGATCTCATCATCAATGAAGTTGATAATAACGAATCTCATCATAATAAAAATAGCAATATTTTAACAAAATCTGATGATGAAGTGACTGGTGAAGAGTGGCAAAAACAATTGGAAAACTGGAGTAAACAAGCGCTGCTTACTGGTAAAGAAAATATTTTACCTGAGGTAAGCTATCACGTAGAACGAATCTTACTAGAAACAGCGCTGGAATTTACACGAGGTCATAAACAAGAAGCTGCGAAGTTACTTGGTTGGGGTCGTAATACTCTTACGCGTAAATTAAAAGAATTACACATTCAAGATAAATAA
- the glmS gene encoding glutamine--fructose-6-phosphate transaminase (isomerizing), whose amino-acid sequence MCGIVGAIAKQDVVEILLEGLKRLEYRGYDSAGLAIISSSGTLQRVRRVGKVKMLADAIAENPISGQIGIAHTRWATHGEPSEHNAHPHTSDFIAVVHNGIIENFEPLRESLIAKGYQFRSETDTEVIAHLIHYTITQEQCSLFDALKKVIPQLRGAYGTVVMDSRNPDLLVAARSGSPLVIGLGEGENFIASDQLALLPVTRRFIFLDEGDIAEVTHQKVTILDKNNQAVKRNEIESDAKYDAGDKAGYNHYMHKEIYEQPIAIKNTLEGRIKHGLIDLSELGSKGESLLSKVEHIQIVACGTAYNAGLISRYWFEALAGIPCDVEIASEFRYRKPARRKNSLFITLSQSGETADTLAALRLSKEIGYLSSLAICNVAASTLVREADLVLLTKAGTEVGVASTKAFTTQLTVLLMLVATLGRAKGMSDQTEKAIAHALQALPSRIEQVLMFDEQIEKLAAHFANKHHALFLGRGDQYPIAMEAALKLKEISYIHAEAYAAGELKHGPLALIDSDMPVIVMAPSNDLLEKLKSNIEEVRARGGQLYVFAEQDAGFVSDNGMTIIALPHVEELTAAIYYTVPTQLLAYHVALIKGTDVDQPRNLAKSVTVE is encoded by the coding sequence ATGTGTGGAATTGTAGGTGCAATTGCAAAGCAAGATGTGGTAGAAATTTTGCTGGAAGGTTTAAAACGACTTGAGTATCGCGGATATGATTCAGCAGGGCTTGCAATCATTTCATCTAGTGGGACACTGCAACGCGTACGCCGAGTAGGTAAAGTAAAAATGCTAGCGGATGCTATTGCTGAAAATCCAATATCAGGACAAATAGGTATTGCGCATACTCGCTGGGCGACTCATGGTGAACCTTCAGAGCATAATGCTCATCCCCATACATCAGATTTTATTGCTGTTGTGCATAATGGTATTATCGAAAATTTTGAACCACTGCGTGAAAGTCTGATTGCTAAAGGTTATCAATTTCGTTCAGAAACCGATACTGAAGTGATAGCCCATCTAATTCATTACACCATCACACAAGAACAGTGTTCATTATTTGATGCATTAAAAAAAGTTATTCCTCAATTACGGGGAGCGTATGGCACCGTTGTCATGGATAGTCGTAATCCTGATCTATTAGTCGCGGCTCGTTCAGGCAGCCCATTAGTAATAGGCTTAGGTGAGGGTGAGAATTTTATTGCATCGGATCAATTAGCATTATTACCTGTTACTCGACGATTTATATTTTTAGATGAAGGTGATATAGCAGAAGTGACACATCAAAAAGTCACTATTCTAGATAAGAATAATCAAGCAGTTAAACGAAATGAAATTGAGTCTGATGCTAAATATGATGCGGGGGACAAAGCGGGCTATAATCACTATATGCATAAAGAAATTTATGAACAACCTATCGCGATTAAAAATACGTTAGAAGGGCGTATTAAGCATGGTTTAATTGATTTATCTGAGTTAGGTAGTAAAGGTGAAAGCTTATTATCAAAAGTTGAGCATATCCAGATTGTTGCATGTGGTACGGCTTATAATGCTGGTTTAATTTCACGTTACTGGTTTGAAGCATTAGCTGGAATTCCATGTGATGTCGAAATTGCATCAGAATTTCGTTATCGTAAGCCTGCGAGACGTAAAAATAGCTTATTTATTACCCTTTCACAATCAGGTGAGACAGCTGATACATTAGCTGCACTGCGTTTATCCAAAGAGATTGGTTATTTAAGTTCACTTGCTATTTGTAATGTTGCAGCATCAACTTTAGTACGCGAAGCTGATTTAGTACTATTAACCAAAGCGGGCACCGAGGTAGGGGTTGCTTCAACAAAAGCATTTACCACTCAGTTAACGGTATTATTAATGTTAGTTGCTACACTTGGCCGCGCTAAAGGTATGTCTGATCAAACTGAGAAAGCAATTGCACATGCACTACAAGCCCTACCAAGTCGAATAGAACAAGTACTGATGTTTGATGAGCAGATAGAAAAACTAGCAGCACATTTTGCCAATAAGCATCATGCCTTATTTTTAGGCCGAGGTGATCAGTATCCAATTGCGATGGAGGCAGCATTAAAACTTAAAGAGATCTCCTATATTCATGCTGAAGCGTACGCCGCGGGAGAGCTTAAACATGGACCGCTTGCACTAATTGACAGTGATATGCCAGTTATTGTTATGGCCCCTAGTAATGATTTACTTGAAAAACTTAAATCGAATATCGAAGAAGTAAGGGCTCGTGGCGGTCAACTTTATGTGTTTGCTGAACAAGATGCTGGATTTGTTAGTGACAATGGTATGACAATTATTGCGCTACCTCATGTTGAAGAACTGACTGCCGCAATCTACTATACGGTGCCAACACAGTTACTAGCGTACCATGTTGCGTTAATTAAAGGTACTGATGTTGACCAGCCAAGAAATTTAGCAAAATCGGTCACTGTTGAATAA
- the mutH gene encoding DNA mismatch repair endonuclease MutH, which produces MKIQSIPDNQSELMQKAESIAGYSLKEIASSIELPMPPDLKKEKGWVGKLIELYLGANAGSKAERDFAHLGIELKTIPVNRLGLPLETTFVSVAPLTANHGITWESSHVKYKLNKVLWIPVEGDRSLPLSSRRIGLPILWQPSQRQELQLKQDWQELMDMIVLGQIEKITARQGEYLQIRPKAANGKALTQAFNEHGEPIMTRPRGFYLKKQFTSQILSNYIKDFR; this is translated from the coding sequence ATGAAAATACAGTCAATACCAGATAACCAATCAGAGCTAATGCAAAAAGCTGAGTCAATTGCAGGATATTCACTTAAAGAAATTGCGAGTAGTATTGAATTGCCCATGCCACCTGATCTAAAAAAAGAAAAAGGCTGGGTAGGTAAGCTTATTGAGCTTTATCTTGGCGCTAACGCAGGTAGTAAAGCTGAACGCGATTTCGCGCATCTTGGAATTGAACTAAAAACGATCCCCGTTAATCGCTTAGGGCTACCACTAGAAACAACATTCGTCAGTGTCGCACCACTAACAGCAAATCATGGTATTACGTGGGAAAGTAGCCACGTAAAGTATAAGTTAAATAAAGTGTTATGGATCCCAGTTGAAGGCGATAGATCACTTCCTCTTTCTTCAAGGCGCATCGGTTTACCGATCTTATGGCAACCATCACAGCGCCAAGAATTACAATTGAAACAAGATTGGCAAGAATTGATGGATATGATTGTACTTGGCCAGATTGAAAAAATTACAGCTCGGCAAGGTGAATATCTGCAAATTCGACCAAAAGCAGCAAATGGCAAAGCATTAACTCAAGCATTTAACGAACATGGCGAGCCAATTATGACGCGCCCTAGAGGTTTTTATTTAAAAAAACAATTTACTTCACAAATACTAAGTAACTATATTAAAGATTTTAGGTAA
- the hemE gene encoding uroporphyrinogen decarboxylase, which produces MQRQNDRYLRALQCQPVDCTPVWMMRQAGRYLPEYRQLRAKAGDFMTMCKNPELACEVTLQPLRRFDLDAAIIFSDILTIPDAMGLGLYFEQGEGPKFKNPITNFNDINKLSIPDPEIELTYVMDAIRLTRKELQGKVPLIGFAGSPWTLATYMIEGGSSKTFTKIKKMLYSDPASLHLLLDKLAESVALYLNAQIKAGAQSIMIFDSWGGALSHRSYLEFSLQYMHKIISLLDRGTRGPSYTKDYVPVTLFTKGGGLWLDKIMQAGCDAVGVDWTVDLSTLPKENIAIQGNLDPTVLYADRVTIKNNIDLILKEFGPYNGHIFNLGHGINQDTPIESVEVLVNTVHQLSKRDHNGES; this is translated from the coding sequence ATGCAACGACAAAATGATCGTTATCTTAGAGCTCTACAATGTCAACCGGTCGATTGTACGCCGGTATGGATGATGCGCCAGGCTGGTCGGTATTTACCTGAATATCGTCAATTACGCGCAAAAGCGGGCGATTTTATGACTATGTGTAAAAATCCAGAATTAGCTTGTGAGGTAACGTTACAACCATTACGCCGTTTTGATTTAGATGCAGCGATCATCTTTTCTGATATTTTAACAATACCTGATGCAATGGGATTAGGACTTTATTTTGAACAAGGTGAAGGACCTAAATTTAAAAATCCGATCACTAATTTCAATGATATTAATAAGTTATCAATACCTGATCCTGAAATAGAACTAACTTACGTCATGGATGCAATTAGACTAACGCGTAAAGAACTACAAGGTAAAGTACCATTAATTGGATTTGCAGGAAGCCCTTGGACACTCGCGACTTATATGATAGAAGGTGGCAGTAGTAAAACCTTTACTAAAATCAAGAAAATGCTTTATAGCGATCCCGCTTCATTACATTTATTATTAGATAAATTGGCTGAAAGTGTTGCACTTTACTTAAATGCACAAATCAAAGCAGGCGCACAATCTATTATGATTTTCGATAGTTGGGGAGGAGCACTAAGCCACCGCAGTTATCTTGAATTTTCACTACAATATATGCATAAAATTATTTCCCTACTAGATCGTGGAACGCGCGGGCCAAGTTATACTAAAGATTATGTTCCGGTCACTTTATTTACTAAAGGGGGGGGCCTTTGGTTAGATAAAATTATGCAAGCTGGCTGTGATGCCGTTGGCGTCGATTGGACAGTTGATCTTTCGACACTACCAAAAGAAAATATTGCAATACAAGGGAATTTAGACCCAACTGTATTATATGCAGATAGAGTAACTATTAAAAATAATATAGATCTAATATTAAAAGAATTCGGCCCCTACAATGGTCATATATTCAATTTAGGGCATGGAATCAACCAAGATACTCCAATAGAAAGTGTTGAAGTCTTAGTTAATACAGTGCATCAATTATCCAAAAGAGACCATAATGGAGAATCATGA
- a CDS encoding DNA starvation/stationary phase protection protein: protein MAKSASTTKKVVPAKKVTETKIEQAKKLQKAPLLFPTDLGEKASKDISAAMNSVLADVFALYLKTKNFHWHLSGPHFRDYHLMFDEQGDQLFAMTDPIAERVRKLGGTTLRSISHISKLQSISDNNADFVEPADMLTELCQDNIKLTARMRSAHDVCGQYNDTATASLIENWIDESERRSWFLFESSRKSDSSGH from the coding sequence ATGGCTAAAAGTGCATCTACAACTAAAAAGGTAGTACCAGCAAAAAAAGTAACTGAGACAAAAATTGAGCAAGCTAAAAAATTGCAAAAAGCACCTTTATTATTTCCAACAGATTTGGGTGAAAAAGCCTCAAAAGATATATCCGCAGCAATGAATTCTGTTTTAGCTGATGTATTTGCATTATATTTAAAAACAAAGAACTTTCACTGGCATTTAAGTGGTCCTCATTTCAGAGATTATCACTTAATGTTTGATGAACAAGGTGATCAATTATTTGCAATGACCGATCCTATCGCAGAAAGAGTGCGTAAATTAGGCGGTACAACCCTACGTTCAATTAGTCATATCTCTAAACTACAAAGTATTTCTGATAACAATGCTGATTTTGTTGAGCCCGCAGATATGTTAACAGAACTTTGCCAAGATAATATTAAATTAACTGCGCGCATGCGATCTGCACATGATGTTTGTGGCCAATATAACGATACGGCGACAGCAAGCTTAATCGAAAATTGGATTGATGAATCAGAGCGTCGTTCATGGTTCTTATTCGAATCTAGCAGAAAATCAGACTCTTCAGGTCATTAA
- the glmU gene encoding bifunctional UDP-N-acetylglucosamine diphosphorylase/glucosamine-1-phosphate N-acetyltransferase GlmU — MPKLSTIILAAGKGTRMYSNLPKVLHKIGHKSMLQHVIDTVKLLDMDNIYVIYGHGKDQLESALNNQPVKLVLQEQQLGTGHAVLQAIPHIKDNEDILILYADTPLISAQTLNKLVANKPENGISLLTVMLDDPSGYGRIVRENGEIVAIVEQKDATKAQLSINEVNTGIMLISGQQLKEWLAKVDNHNAQHEFYLTDVIRLAHQSGCAIKATHPVDECEVAGVNNRLQLVSLERIYQQKLAKDLLLAGLTLLDPNRFDLRGQLKHGMDVIIDNNVIIEGNVELGNNVYIGAGCILKNCIIGDNCEISPYTVIDNSILAKSCTVGPFARLRPGSILADTAHVGNFVELKNAQLGKGSKAGHLSYLGDSEIGSEVNIGAGTITCNYDGANKFKTIIEDNVFVGSDSQLIAPVKIAKGATIAAGTTVTNDVAENELVVSRVKQKQIANWKRPVKKAK, encoded by the coding sequence ATGCCTAAATTAAGTACTATCATTCTCGCTGCGGGTAAAGGCACTAGAATGTATTCTAATCTCCCTAAAGTATTACATAAAATTGGACATAAATCGATGCTACAACATGTCATCGATACTGTGAAGTTATTAGATATGGATAATATTTATGTGATCTATGGTCATGGTAAAGATCAGCTAGAATCAGCATTAAATAATCAACCTGTAAAATTAGTGCTACAAGAGCAACAATTAGGTACCGGTCATGCTGTTTTACAAGCAATTCCTCACATCAAAGATAATGAAGATATTCTAATTTTATATGCAGATACACCATTAATTTCTGCTCAAACCTTAAATAAGCTTGTTGCTAATAAGCCAGAAAATGGTATTTCATTGCTAACAGTTATGCTCGATGATCCAAGCGGGTATGGACGAATTGTTAGGGAAAATGGCGAGATTGTTGCAATTGTAGAACAAAAAGATGCAACCAAAGCGCAACTTTCAATTAATGAAGTTAATACTGGCATCATGCTAATTTCAGGGCAACAACTAAAAGAGTGGTTAGCAAAGGTTGATAATCATAATGCTCAGCACGAGTTTTATCTAACTGATGTTATTCGCCTTGCACATCAATCTGGCTGCGCAATTAAAGCAACACATCCTGTTGATGAATGTGAAGTGGCTGGCGTTAATAACCGCTTACAACTTGTTTCACTAGAAAGGATCTATCAGCAAAAATTAGCAAAGGATTTACTACTTGCTGGCCTCACTTTGCTTGATCCTAATCGGTTCGATTTACGAGGACAACTTAAGCATGGAATGGATGTAATTATCGATAACAATGTCATTATTGAAGGCAATGTTGAGCTTGGTAATAATGTTTATATTGGCGCTGGATGTATATTAAAAAACTGCATCATTGGCGATAACTGCGAAATAAGCCCATATACGGTAATCGATAATTCTATTTTAGCCAAATCTTGCACTGTTGGTCCTTTTGCTAGGTTAAGACCTGGTTCTATATTAGCTGATACGGCTCATGTCGGTAATTTTGTTGAGCTTAAAAATGCTCAGTTGGGTAAAGGAAGTAAAGCTGGGCACCTAAGTTATTTGGGTGATAGCGAAATCGGTTCAGAGGTTAATATTGGCGCAGGCACAATCACTTGTAATTATGATGGCGCCAATAAATTTAAAACTATTATCGAAGATAATGTATTTGTCGGTTCTGATAGCCAGCTTATTGCCCCAGTTAAAATTGCTAAAGGGGCAACAATTGCAGCGGGGACAACTGTCACCAATGATGTGGCTGAAAATGAGTTAGTCGTTAGCCGAGTAAAGCAAAAACAAATTGCTAACTGGAAACGACCTGTTAAAAAAGCGAAATAA
- a CDS encoding TerC family protein, producing MFEWIADPNAWLALTTLTFLEIILGIDNIIFLSLVVARLPKHQQNLGRKLGLGGAMIMRIALLASLAWVVKLSHPLFYFYQWQLLGSDTDISDLVGIFAVSARDIVLFLGGCFLVWKGTLEIIEMFNIGPHDDKKTKQLPFFKAIAEIMVLDIVFSLDSVITAVGLSEHIFIMIAAVVIAVLIMMFAAKAIGDFVEANPPIKMLAIVFLVMVGIVLVVESLHIHVPKAYIYFAMFFSLAVETLNLLRANKIKKVQQ from the coding sequence ATGTTCGAATGGATAGCTGATCCTAATGCCTGGCTAGCATTAACAACCCTTACTTTTTTAGAAATTATTCTTGGTATTGATAATATTATTTTCCTTTCCCTTGTTGTTGCAAGGCTCCCCAAGCATCAACAAAACTTAGGGCGAAAACTAGGTCTTGGTGGTGCAATGATAATGCGTATTGCATTATTGGCTTCACTTGCTTGGGTAGTAAAATTATCTCATCCATTATTTTATTTTTACCAGTGGCAATTATTAGGTTCTGATACCGATATCAGTGATCTCGTTGGTATTTTTGCTGTATCGGCACGAGATATTGTTTTGTTCTTGGGTGGATGCTTTTTAGTTTGGAAAGGAACTCTCGAAATTATCGAAATGTTTAACATTGGTCCTCATGATGATAAAAAAACTAAACAGTTACCTTTTTTTAAAGCAATTGCTGAAATTATGGTACTTGATATTGTATTTAGTTTAGACTCGGTTATTACGGCGGTTGGTTTGTCTGAACATATTTTTATTATGATTGCAGCTGTTGTTATTGCCGTATTGATTATGATGTTTGCCGCAAAAGCGATTGGTGATTTTGTTGAGGCTAACCCACCAATTAAAATGCTAGCAATTGTTTTTCTTGTTATGGTTGGGATCGTATTGGTTGTTGAAAGCCTACATATCCATGTCCCGAAAGCTTATATTTATTTCGCAATGTTCTTCTCTTTAGCCGTTGAAACATTAAATCTGCTTAGAGCAAATAAAATTAAGAAAGTTCAGCAATAA
- the argA gene encoding amino-acid N-acetyltransferase: MKERTTELVEGLRHSVPYINLHQGKTFVILLTGATLNSQNYANIINDLGLLHSLGIKLVIVYGARNQIDDELKTRQIIPKFHKYTRITDAKTLDVVKKVTGLLQLNITASLSMCLNNTPLQGAHINVVSGNFVIAQPLGVDEGIDYCHTGKIRRINHEAINAQLSHDSIVLLGPVGVSVTGESFNLSSEDVAAEVAIKVKADKLISFCAEQGVLDNEGNVITDLFPVDADKYIKEKEQQSQHLSSDIRFLRAAYRACRNGVHRSHLVSYLVDGAILQEIFSRDGIGTQVAMEHSEQIRKATINDIGGILELIRPLEEQGILVRRSREQLEMEIDKFTIIERDNITIGCAALYPYLDERMAEMACVAIHPDYRSSARGDMLLDKLIEQAKKMRLEKLFVLTTRSIHWFREKGFVPAEVDNLPITKKQLYNYQRNSKILILDILQ; encoded by the coding sequence ATGAAAGAACGAACAACAGAGTTAGTTGAAGGATTAAGACATTCAGTTCCTTATATAAATTTACATCAAGGTAAAACTTTTGTTATCTTATTAACTGGTGCGACATTAAATAGCCAAAACTATGCAAATATCATTAACGATCTAGGTTTATTGCATAGTTTAGGCATTAAATTAGTGATTGTTTATGGTGCACGTAATCAAATTGATGACGAACTGAAAACACGTCAAATCATCCCAAAGTTTCATAAATATACCCGAATTACCGATGCAAAAACGCTTGATGTTGTCAAAAAAGTGACAGGGTTGTTACAGCTAAATATCACGGCTAGTTTATCAATGTGTTTAAACAATACGCCATTACAAGGGGCTCATATTAACGTAGTGAGCGGTAATTTTGTAATTGCTCAGCCATTAGGTGTTGATGAGGGGATTGATTATTGTCATACAGGTAAGATCCGCCGTATTAATCATGAGGCAATTAATGCTCAGCTTAGTCACGATTCAATTGTACTACTTGGCCCGGTTGGTGTTTCAGTAACTGGTGAGAGCTTTAATTTATCATCGGAAGATGTTGCCGCTGAAGTCGCTATCAAAGTTAAAGCAGATAAATTAATTAGTTTTTGCGCAGAGCAGGGTGTTTTGGATAATGAAGGTAACGTTATCACTGATCTGTTCCCTGTTGACGCGGATAAATATATCAAAGAAAAAGAACAACAAAGTCAGCATCTATCTAGTGATATTCGATTTTTACGTGCAGCGTATCGTGCATGCCGTAATGGTGTTCATCGGAGTCATTTAGTCAGTTACTTAGTTGATGGTGCAATACTACAAGAAATATTCTCACGCGATGGTATTGGCACACAAGTTGCTATGGAGCATTCAGAGCAAATTCGTAAGGCTACAATCAATGATATTGGTGGTATTTTAGAGTTAATTCGGCCACTTGAAGAACAAGGTATTTTAGTAAGGCGTTCTAGGGAGCAACTAGAAATGGAAATTGACAAATTTACCATTATTGAGCGTGATAACATTACTATTGGTTGTGCGGCTCTTTATCCTTATTTAGATGAAAGGATGGCTGAAATGGCATGTGTTGCAATTCACCCAGATTACCGCAGTTCTGCTAGGGGCGATATGCTACTTGATAAGCTGATTGAACAAGCAAAAAAAATGCGACTAGAAAAGCTATTCGTACTGACAACTCGTAGTATTCACTGGTTTAGGGAGAAAGGTTTTGTTCCTGCGGAAGTCGATAACTTACCAATAACAAAAAAGCAGTTATATAATTATCAACGGAATTCAAAAATTCTTATTTTAGATATACTACAATAA